A single window of Candidatus Binatia bacterium DNA harbors:
- a CDS encoding ATP-binding protein has protein sequence MKLFEDPVIAEAIVDRLIHPSQKITLKGERSYREKIKEKRGLKNNGGLR, from the coding sequence ATGAAACTGTTTGAGGATCCGGTGATCGCCGAGGCGATCGTCGATCGCCTGATCCACCCATCGCAGAAAATTACCTTGAAAGGAGAACGCTCGTATCGGGAGAAAATCAAAGAGAAGAGGGGATTGAAAAACAACGGAGGATTAAGGTAG
- a CDS encoding Fic family protein: MYEKADKKPDIEAVIDRKELVALMEPMLIAEGSRYRRELTDLAIDVAARSAGFRRSLPEGVRSALADLVRAMNCYYSNLIEGHNTHPIDIERALKNDYSNDPRKRNLQLEAKAHITVQRWIDTGGLATRSLSLGGITEIHRRFCELLPDDLLGVENPDSGERLKVMPGRLRHRDIRVGEHVPISPGAVPRFIACCEDTYGRLGKTDAILATPAAHHRLLWIHPFLDGNGRVARLISHATLLETLDTGSIWSIARGLARNVAAYKSHLSNCDRPRRNDLDGRGNLSEEALADFTRFFLELCIDQVKFMEALVQPDRLRTRILLWTEEEIRMGHLPTKSGNVLEAVLYRGELPRGDVANAIVTSDRQARRIVSALVDREVLTSESVRAPLRLAFPAALASRWMPGLFPDRTE; encoded by the coding sequence ATGTATGAGAAAGCGGACAAAAAACCGGACATTGAAGCGGTCATAGACCGTAAAGAACTCGTGGCGCTAATGGAGCCAATGCTTATCGCCGAAGGTTCACGTTACCGGCGTGAACTTACCGATCTCGCGATTGACGTAGCCGCGCGTTCGGCTGGATTCCGGCGTAGCCTGCCTGAGGGTGTACGCAGTGCCCTAGCCGATCTGGTGCGGGCCATGAACTGCTACTACAGCAATTTGATTGAGGGGCACAATACACACCCAATCGACATCGAACGGGCACTCAAGAATGACTATAGCAATGATCCACGCAAGCGGAACCTTCAACTCGAAGCGAAAGCGCATATAACCGTTCAGCGGTGGATTGATACCGGCGGATTGGCAACCCGCTCCCTATCGCTTGGGGGTATAACGGAAATACACCGTCGTTTCTGCGAGCTATTACCAGACGACCTTCTTGGGGTTGAAAATCCCGATAGCGGCGAACGACTGAAAGTCATGCCCGGCCGACTGAGGCATCGCGATATCCGAGTCGGTGAGCATGTTCCGATCAGTCCCGGTGCGGTTCCGCGATTTATCGCGTGTTGCGAGGACACCTATGGCCGTTTGGGAAAAACGGATGCAATCCTCGCAACTCCGGCGGCGCATCATCGCCTGCTGTGGATACATCCGTTCCTTGACGGCAATGGACGTGTCGCAAGACTGATATCACACGCGACTCTCCTTGAGACGTTGGATACGGGCAGCATCTGGTCGATTGCACGCGGTCTCGCCCGAAATGTAGCAGCATACAAAAGCCATCTCAGCAATTGCGATCGCCCCCGCCGGAACGATCTCGATGGTCGTGGCAATTTGAGTGAAGAAGCGCTTGCGGATTTCACGCGATTTTTTTTGGAGCTTTGCATTGACCAAGTGAAGTTCATGGAAGCACTGGTTCAACCCGATCGTTTGCGCACCCGCATTCTTTTATGGACAGAGGAAGAGATCCGAATGGGTCATCTTCCAACGAAGTCGGGAAATGTTCTCGAAGCCGTTCTCTATCGCGGTGAGTTACCGCGGGGCGACGTAGCCAATGCTATCGTAACCAGCGACCGCCAAGCGCGTCGTATTGTTTCGGCCTTAGTCGACCGGGAGGTGCTTACATCTGAAAGCGTGCGTGCGCCGCTACGGCTTGCGTTTCCGGCCGCACTTGCGTCGCGATGGATGCCGGGGCTGTTCCCGGATAGAACGGAGTAG